In Cetobacterium sp. ZOR0034, a single genomic region encodes these proteins:
- a CDS encoding exopolysaccharide biosynthesis polyprenyl glycosylphosphotransferase, whose product MLRLFYMGALGAIFSILMGLFNLTSETSLIGIGVLFFILLGLYLFDLMNFDVPRYSLKNYVTIFILNIFFFFIWFLISWDFWLIIFCTLFTSIIIFLRTVINIITYRIKPVSIYGEGELKYNLEKSLEKLEGYKHIHFSGDIDELEEFVEKNGIKLLLLGKMRLEEKEIEKILKIKLRNTHVMGYLDYMLEIEKKIEVSYINEEWLLNAYGFEILRSKFQNKVKRVFDIGMSIIIGLMTFPVMIIAAIIVRLESPGPIIYSQARVGENEKEFLVYKFRSMRQDAEKDGAKWAQKNDPRVTKFGNFMRKTRIDELPQLLNVIKGDMSFIGPRPERMVFIKELEKQIPYYGLRHMVKPGLTGWAQVMYPYGATVEDAKNKLEYDLYYIKCYSLYLDIIILFKTLKTVVFGKGR is encoded by the coding sequence ATGCTAAGATTATTTTATATGGGGGCTCTAGGAGCTATATTTTCAATTTTAATGGGATTATTTAATTTAACATCAGAAACAAGTTTGATTGGAATAGGAGTATTATTTTTTATTTTATTGGGACTTTATTTGTTTGATTTAATGAATTTCGATGTACCAAGATATAGTTTAAAAAATTATGTAACTATATTTATATTAAATATTTTCTTTTTCTTTATTTGGTTTTTAATTAGTTGGGATTTTTGGTTAATAATATTTTGTACTCTATTCACTTCAATAATAATATTCTTGAGAACAGTTATAAATATTATTACATATAGAATTAAACCAGTTTCTATATATGGAGAAGGTGAATTGAAGTATAATTTAGAAAAAAGTTTAGAAAAATTAGAAGGATATAAACATATTCATTTTTCTGGTGATATAGATGAGTTAGAAGAGTTTGTAGAAAAAAACGGGATTAAGTTATTACTTTTAGGTAAAATGAGGTTAGAAGAAAAAGAAATTGAAAAAATCTTAAAGATTAAATTAAGAAATACCCATGTAATGGGATATTTAGATTATATGTTAGAAATCGAAAAAAAAATAGAGGTTTCATATATAAATGAAGAGTGGTTATTGAATGCATATGGTTTTGAAATCTTGAGAAGTAAATTTCAAAATAAGGTTAAAAGAGTTTTTGATATTGGAATGTCCATCATTATTGGCTTAATGACATTTCCAGTTATGATTATAGCTGCTATTATAGTAAGATTAGAAAGTCCAGGACCTATTATTTATTCACAAGCAAGAGTTGGAGAAAATGAAAAAGAATTTTTAGTTTATAAATTTAGAAGTATGAGGCAGGATGCAGAAAAAGATGGTGCAAAATGGGCTCAAAAAAATGATCCGAGAGTAACAAAGTTTGGAAATTTTATGAGAAAAACAAGAATTGATGAACTTCCTCAACTTTTAAATGTTATAAAAGGAGATATGAGTTTTATAGGACCAAGACCAGAGAGAATGGTATTTATAAAAGAACTTGAGAAGCAAATCCCATATTATGGATTAAGACATATGGTAAAACCAGGATTAACAGGTTGGGCACAAGTGATGTATCCCTATGGAGCTACGGTTGAAGATGCTAAAAATAAGTTAGAATATGA